The Streptomyces sp. NBC_00306 sequence GAGGCGCAGTGCGGCGCCGTCGTAGGTGGTCACGGAGAGGCCGTGCACGTTGTCGGCGGTCGTGCCCCAGGCCACCGAGTGCGCGCCGCAGGAGTTGTTGCCGATCATCCCGCCGATCGTGCAGCGGGCGTGGGTGGAGGGGTCGGGGCCGAAGGTGAGGCCGAGGGGGCGTACGGCGTCGCGGAGGGTGTCCAGCACGACGCCGGGCTGGACGACCGCCGTGCGGGCCTCGGCGTCCACGTCGAGCACGGCCCGCATGTGGCGGGTGAAGTCGAGCACGACGCCGATGCCGGTGGCCTGCCCGGCAATCGACGTACCCGCGCCGCGCGGCACGACGGGCACCTCGTACTGCCGGCAGACCGCGAGTGCGGCGGCCACGTCGTCGGCGTCCCGGGGTGCGACGACGCCGACCGGTACCCGCCGGTAATTGGAGGCGTCCATGGTCATCAGGGCTCTGCCGGCGGCGGAGAAGTCCACCTCGCCGCGCATGTCCCGCCCGAGGGCCCGCGCCAGCTCGCCCGTCGCGCCGGCCGTCGTGCGGGTGTCCGCGGACCCGGAGTGCGCCTCCCGCACCCGGGCAGAGCTGCCGTCCGGCTGCCGGTCCGGCCCCGTCTGTCGCTGTTCCGCCATGTCTCTCAGCATGCCCCCGTCACTCCCGTCACACCGCCGCGAAACGGGCCGGTCCGGCGGCCGCTCTCTGCCAGGCCTTGGCAAAGCCGGGGGGGAAGAGCCCAAAGTGATCGCCAACTCTCCTATAGTGACGAGCACTTGATCGGGAACACGCGGCTCCAGTTCTGCCCCCGCCACCCCTCGGAAGGCAACACTCGATGACCGGCACCGCTCAGAAGCGATGACCCGCGGTACGCGGGCGGTCCCCCGGCCGGGCCACACCCCACGCCTGTCGGGACGACCGAGAACACACTGAAGATCGTCGTCGTCGGCGGCTTCGGCGTCGGCAAGACCACGATGGTCCGCTCCGTCAGCGAGATACGCCCGCTGCACACGGAGGAGGTGATGAGCCGCGCCGGCCGCAGCCTGGAGGACACCAGCAGGGTCAGCGGCAAGAACGCCACCACCGTCGCGTTCGACTTCGGCCGGATCACCGTCGCCGACCGCAGCGTCCTCTACCTCTTCGGCGCCCCCGGCCAGAAGCGCTTCTGGTTCCTGTGGGAACGGCTGCTGGCCGGCACGATGGGTGCGGTCGTCCTCGTCGACACCCGTTGCCTCGACGAGGCCTGGTACGCCCTGGACCGCCTCGAACACCACGGCATGCCGTACATCGTCGCGGTGAACGACTTCGGCGGACCGCTGCACAGCGACGAGCACATCCGCGAGGCGCTCGCGCTCGGCCCCGACGTGCCGATGGTGGAGTTCGACGCCCGCGACCACTCGTCCAGCAAATTCGTCCTG is a genomic window containing:
- a CDS encoding GTP-binding protein, encoding MVRSVSEIRPLHTEEVMSRAGRSLEDTSRVSGKNATTVAFDFGRITVADRSVLYLFGAPGQKRFWFLWERLLAGTMGAVVLVDTRCLDEAWYALDRLEHHGMPYIVAVNDFGGPLHSDEHIREALALGPDVPMVEFDARDHSSSKFVLIALVEHLHALAVRHKG